Proteins encoded by one window of Flexibacter flexilis DSM 6793:
- a CDS encoding Crp/Fnr family transcriptional regulator → MNKDELLQMNVGMLIDYFNKLIPLNESERQLVMDLFKIRLYRRRQYVLQEGDVCSQFSFVLRGCLRMYKVDDKGAIHIIQFASENWWMIDIGSFHGRKPSELNIDALEDTVVLQISYDNLIMLYMSSPKFDRIFRVLIENSFVALQKRLLQNISSTAEERYLSFTETHPHLMNRLPQTQIASFLGITPEFLSRLRNKQTKSKS, encoded by the coding sequence ATGAACAAAGACGAACTGTTGCAAATGAATGTTGGGATGTTGATTGACTATTTCAATAAGCTGATTCCTTTGAATGAGTCTGAACGTCAGTTGGTAATGGATTTGTTTAAAATACGTTTGTACCGCAGGCGGCAATACGTTTTGCAGGAGGGAGACGTATGTTCGCAATTTAGTTTCGTGTTGCGCGGCTGTTTGAGGATGTATAAAGTGGACGATAAAGGTGCAATACATATCATTCAGTTTGCTTCAGAAAATTGGTGGATGATAGACATTGGTAGTTTTCATGGCCGCAAGCCTTCCGAATTGAATATTGATGCGTTAGAGGATACGGTTGTTTTGCAGATTAGTTACGACAATTTGATTATGCTGTATATGAGTAGCCCAAAATTTGACCGAATATTTCGGGTATTGATAGAAAATAGCTTTGTGGCTTTGCAAAAAAGATTGTTACAAAATATTAGTTCCACTGCCGAAGAACGCTATTTGTCTTTTACCGAAACGCATCCGCATTTGATGAATCGGTTGCCGCAAACGCAAATTGCGTCGTTCTTGGGGATTACACCAGAGTTTTTGAGTCGCTTGCGCAACAAGCAAACGAAGTCAAAATCTTAA
- a CDS encoding NADPH-dependent F420 reductase — MTTKSKVAVIGLGNIGQAVAANLAKSNRAFIAADRNVEKAQTLSAKWGTAATPQPITAAVKEAAIVVLAIPFGVIAEFLQEYAADLAGKIIIDPSNPIAPDENGGFKKIIDANLSAGQVNAAALPANAKLAKALGTLGAASLTAAAYQTPEKAVLFYATDDTSINTEVEQLILDNGFAPVRVGGLDQSARIEVFGDLHEFGALGKTVTVQEVIL, encoded by the coding sequence ATGACAACAAAATCAAAAGTAGCCGTTATTGGCTTAGGAAATATTGGTCAGGCTGTGGCCGCCAATCTCGCTAAATCTAATCGTGCATTTATTGCCGCAGATAGAAATGTAGAAAAAGCGCAAACGCTATCGGCGAAATGGGGCACAGCCGCAACGCCTCAACCCATTACCGCTGCTGTGAAAGAAGCCGCTATCGTGGTGTTAGCCATTCCCTTTGGTGTTATTGCGGAGTTTTTGCAAGAATATGCAGCGGATTTGGCAGGCAAAATTATTATTGACCCTTCCAATCCCATTGCTCCAGACGAAAACGGCGGTTTTAAGAAAATCATTGATGCCAACTTGTCCGCAGGCCAAGTAAACGCGGCGGCTCTCCCTGCTAACGCTAAGTTAGCCAAAGCATTAGGGACATTAGGCGCGGCCTCTCTGACGGCTGCGGCATACCAAACGCCCGAAAAAGCAGTGCTGTTTTATGCCACCGACGACACGTCTATTAATACCGAAGTGGAGCAATTAATCCTTGACAATGGCTTTGCGCCTGTTCGCGTGGGTGGACTTGACCAGTCAGCGCGTATAGAAGTGTTTGGCGATTTACATGAGTTTGGCGCATTGGGCAAAACCGTAACGGTACAAGAAGTTATCCTTTAA
- a CDS encoding YybH family protein, with amino-acid sequence MKKLFALLVVLFSVSFSNQIYAQSSEKEAVTKVVKAYFEALNASDASKIVALFTADGQLFAPSAPTAVGTEQLQGTYKYVFDNLTLSLVASVANVTVDGNYAFVTSTSKGSLLVKANNQKSEQNYRELFVLQKVKGSWKIVRYMYNQPA; translated from the coding sequence ATGAAAAAGCTATTTGCGTTATTAGTTGTATTGTTTAGCGTTTCTTTCAGTAACCAAATTTATGCTCAATCCTCAGAAAAAGAGGCAGTTACGAAAGTTGTAAAGGCTTATTTTGAAGCACTGAATGCTTCTGATGCCAGTAAAATAGTAGCGTTGTTTACTGCTGATGGCCAATTGTTTGCACCGAGTGCGCCCACTGCCGTAGGAACAGAGCAGTTGCAAGGAACTTACAAGTATGTTTTTGATAATTTAACCCTTTCGTTGGTGGCTTCTGTAGCCAATGTTACGGTAGATGGCAATTATGCGTTTGTTACTTCTACTTCTAAGGGGTCGCTTTTGGTGAAGGCCAATAACCAAAAATCAGAACAGAATTATAGAGAGCTTTTTGTACTTCAAAAAGTAAAAGGTAGCTGGAAAATAGTCAGATATATGTACAATCAACCAGCATAA
- the mutY gene encoding A/G-specific adenine glycosylase, whose translation MKETIFAAALLAWYKKNARDLPWRNTQNPYYIWLSEVMLQQTRVVQGLPYFLRFVEAYPTVTDMAAAAERDILRLWQGLGYYSRARNMHATAQYIAYELGGNFPNNYKQLIGLKGVGSYTAAAIASFAFGEKVAVLDGNVYRVLARYWGIDTDIASPKAGKEFGALAAQCLPDTQTDLYNQAIMEFGALQCTPAAPQCIFCPLNDTCIAFATGQQSVLPIKIKKTKVKNRFLHYVVLEQNGELLLRERRGKGIWQGLYEFLCVESENEFWEVEDILQNPTVKPYLENTDSVQIIDVQDFKHALTHQILQVRFVRVRVSGDTILPQDDFAFYTPAQVADLPKPILIANYLEKIQP comes from the coding sequence ATGAAAGAAACAATTTTTGCGGCTGCGCTTTTGGCGTGGTACAAGAAAAATGCCCGTGATTTGCCTTGGCGCAACACCCAAAACCCGTATTACATTTGGCTTTCGGAGGTAATGCTCCAACAAACCCGCGTAGTACAAGGGCTGCCTTATTTTTTGCGGTTCGTGGAAGCCTATCCGACCGTTACGGACATGGCCGCCGCTGCCGAACGTGATATTTTGCGACTTTGGCAAGGACTCGGCTACTATTCGCGTGCTCGCAATATGCACGCCACCGCCCAATACATTGCCTACGAATTAGGCGGAAATTTCCCCAACAATTACAAGCAACTCATTGGTTTAAAAGGCGTTGGGAGCTACACGGCGGCGGCTATCGCCTCGTTTGCTTTCGGAGAAAAAGTAGCGGTATTGGACGGAAACGTGTACAGAGTGTTGGCGCGTTATTGGGGAATAGATACCGACATTGCCTCTCCAAAAGCTGGCAAAGAATTTGGGGCATTGGCAGCGCAATGTTTGCCCGACACGCAAACCGACCTTTACAATCAGGCCATCATGGAATTTGGGGCGTTGCAATGTACACCCGCCGCGCCACAATGTATTTTTTGTCCGCTCAACGACACTTGTATCGCCTTCGCGACTGGTCAGCAAAGCGTTTTGCCCATTAAAATTAAAAAGACAAAAGTCAAAAACCGCTTTTTGCATTACGTGGTATTGGAGCAAAATGGCGAGTTGCTGCTACGCGAACGACGCGGCAAAGGCATTTGGCAAGGCTTGTACGAGTTTTTGTGTGTAGAATCAGAAAACGAGTTTTGGGAGGTAGAAGATATTTTGCAAAACCCAACCGTAAAACCTTATTTAGAAAATACGGATAGTGTACAAATAATTGATGTACAAGACTTTAAACACGCACTTACGCACCAGATTTTGCAAGTGCGGTTTGTACGTGTGCGCGTTTCGGGCGATACGATTTTGCCGCAAGACGACTTTGCCTTTTATACGCCCGCGCAAGTAGCCGATTTGCCCAAACCGATTTTGATTGCCAATTATTTGGAGAAAATACAGCCATAG
- a CDS encoding potassium channel family protein encodes MDSERYGAYWKIMIVLVSLFVGVTGFMLIEDLSFVDALYMSVTTLSTVGYGEVKTFSAAGRLFVVFYVSFNLLMLGYFTVQFIEKKIESMFGTEHLQREIDLLDGHTIVCGFGRNGQKVAEELFLAKKSFVVIEKPEVIVANIRKTNLLGLLYVEGDATDDEILKKAGITRASVIITTLPDDANNVFITLTAREFNSSIRVISRASQESSVAKLNRAGVTNVVMPDALGGWHMANLVTRPEVIEFLSLLNGTESNRFKLDEISFHNIALDFREKSIAEWKLAQNTDVVIIGLRNAYKQFTVNPDPQTILKPSEILIVFGSETSIERMKNIYCA; translated from the coding sequence ATGGACTCGGAGCGTTACGGAGCATATTGGAAAATCATGATTGTGCTTGTCAGCCTTTTTGTAGGCGTGACGGGGTTTATGCTCATCGAAGACCTTAGTTTTGTGGACGCGCTGTACATGTCCGTTACTACGCTTTCCACTGTGGGCTATGGCGAAGTAAAGACTTTTTCGGCGGCAGGGCGGCTTTTTGTGGTTTTTTATGTGAGTTTCAACCTCTTGATGCTCGGTTATTTTACGGTGCAGTTTATTGAGAAAAAAATAGAATCTATGTTTGGAACGGAACACCTCCAGCGTGAAATTGATTTGCTTGATGGGCATACGATTGTGTGCGGCTTTGGGCGCAATGGCCAAAAAGTAGCCGAAGAACTTTTTTTAGCTAAAAAATCTTTTGTGGTAATTGAAAAACCAGAGGTAATTGTTGCCAATATTCGCAAAACCAATTTGCTGGGCTTGCTGTATGTGGAAGGTGATGCCACCGACGACGAAATACTCAAAAAAGCAGGCATTACGCGTGCTTCCGTGATTATTACTACACTCCCCGACGATGCCAATAATGTTTTTATTACCCTGACAGCCAGAGAGTTTAACTCGTCTATTCGAGTGATTTCACGGGCTTCGCAGGAAAGTTCTGTGGCCAAACTCAACCGTGCGGGCGTAACCAACGTAGTAATGCCCGACGCGCTGGGCGGTTGGCATATGGCCAATTTGGTAACACGCCCTGAAGTAATCGAGTTTTTGAGTTTGCTCAATGGCACGGAAAGTAATCGCTTCAAATTAGATGAAATTTCATTCCATAACATTGCGCTAGATTTTAGAGAAAAATCCATTGCCGAATGGAAACTTGCCCAAAATACGGACGTAGTTATTATTGGCTTGAGAAACGCTTACAAACAATTTACCGTGAACCCTGACCCGCAAACCATACTCAAACCGTCCGAAATTCTGATTGTGTTTGGCAGTGAAACAAGCATCGAGCGAATGAAAAACATTTATTGCGCGTAA
- the miaA gene encoding tRNA (adenosine(37)-N6)-dimethylallyltransferase MiaA: MKTLIAVVGATASGKTALSIELAKHFGAEVLSADGRQFYEEMCIGTARPTPQEMGTVPHHFVASRSIHAPLYSVGDFEREALVCLDKIFRTQDVAVLVGGSGLYVKALCEGMDDMPNVPLSLREQLTEQFQKQGLEPLLVQLQTLDPVYFEQVDKANHQRVIRALEMCMATGQPYSSFRKKAQAERPFRVLKLAIDLPREQLYDRINRRVLQMVADGLEAEARALLPFRELNCLQTVGYSEWFEHWDGLYSREQAIERIQQNTRRYAKKQLTWFGRDEQVRWFSAQALEQQQHLQWLEQELNKKD; this comes from the coding sequence ATGAAAACTTTAATCGCAGTAGTTGGCGCGACGGCTTCGGGCAAAACCGCCCTGAGCATCGAATTGGCCAAGCATTTTGGGGCGGAAGTGCTTTCGGCAGACGGACGGCAGTTTTATGAAGAAATGTGCATCGGGACGGCACGCCCCACGCCACAGGAAATGGGCACAGTGCCGCATCATTTCGTGGCCTCGCGCAGCATTCATGCGCCACTGTACAGCGTCGGGGATTTTGAACGCGAAGCCTTAGTTTGTTTGGACAAAATCTTTCGGACGCAAGATGTTGCCGTGTTGGTCGGAGGTTCTGGCCTGTACGTCAAAGCCTTGTGCGAAGGCATGGACGATATGCCCAACGTGCCGCTTTCGCTGCGCGAACAACTCACCGAACAATTTCAGAAACAAGGACTTGAGCCACTTTTGGTGCAACTCCAAACCCTTGACCCCGTGTATTTCGAGCAAGTCGATAAAGCCAACCATCAGCGCGTAATCCGTGCGTTGGAAATGTGCATGGCCACAGGGCAGCCTTATTCTTCTTTCCGAAAAAAAGCCCAAGCCGAACGCCCTTTTCGGGTGCTAAAGTTGGCCATCGACTTGCCGCGGGAGCAACTCTACGACCGCATCAACCGCCGCGTGTTGCAAATGGTTGCTGACGGTTTGGAGGCCGAAGCCCGCGCCCTTTTGCCGTTCAGGGAACTGAATTGCCTGCAAACGGTGGGTTATTCGGAATGGTTTGAGCATTGGGACGGACTTTATAGCCGCGAGCAAGCCATCGAACGCATACAACAAAACACACGCCGTTATGCCAAAAAGCAACTCACGTGGTTTGGGCGCGACGAGCAAGTACGTTGGTTTTCGGCGCAGGCTTTGGAGCAACAGCAACACTTGCAATGGCTGGAGCAAGAATTAAACAAAAAAGACTAA
- a CDS encoding glycoside hydrolase family 5 protein yields MKQYFFALTVALSLLSSSVWAGINAPKSAKIFRTQGQQLITPNGQPIILKGTNLGNWLVPEGYMFKTGKVSSPAKIDELFLQLIGPDSTERFWQQFLENYITYEDIKYLKKSGANHVRVPFHYKLFTNDLYMGTRNAGFKYLDKVIEWCKRENMYVLLDMHCAPGGQTGDNIDDSNGYPYLYFSESSQQLMSDIWVKIAKKYKNESIVIGYDIVNEPFAHYFLKDIKDYNHRLFLLYKRMIADIRKVDKSHAIFLNGSVWAGDFGVFESILDDNVVYEFHKYWFEVNQESVQQYLDFSKKHNVPIYIGETGENSDEWVKKFRILLDENKINWCYWPYKKMNNTAGIMNFEEPEDFNLISKFAESDRSSFEKIRENMPDRNKVQKALHLFLKNSLYQHNFQNKGYIDGLGFKVQ; encoded by the coding sequence ATGAAACAGTATTTTTTTGCTTTAACAGTCGCCCTTAGTCTGTTGAGTAGCTCCGTTTGGGCTGGAATTAATGCCCCAAAATCAGCGAAAATTTTTAGAACGCAAGGCCAACAACTCATTACGCCCAACGGCCAACCGATTATCCTAAAAGGGACGAATTTGGGCAATTGGCTTGTACCCGAAGGCTATATGTTCAAAACGGGAAAAGTGAGTTCGCCAGCCAAAATTGATGAATTATTTTTACAATTGATTGGGCCAGACAGCACCGAAAGATTTTGGCAACAATTTTTGGAAAATTATATCACGTATGAAGATATAAAATACCTCAAAAAAAGCGGTGCAAATCACGTAAGAGTGCCATTTCATTACAAATTATTTACCAATGATTTGTATATGGGAACACGCAATGCAGGATTCAAATATTTGGATAAAGTAATAGAATGGTGCAAGCGTGAAAATATGTATGTGTTGTTGGATATGCACTGCGCACCAGGTGGCCAAACAGGTGATAACATTGACGATAGCAACGGTTATCCGTATTTGTATTTTAGCGAATCGTCTCAGCAACTCATGAGCGATATTTGGGTTAAAATCGCTAAAAAGTATAAAAACGAATCTATTGTAATCGGTTATGATATTGTAAATGAACCATTTGCACATTATTTCTTAAAAGACATCAAAGACTATAACCACCGTTTGTTTTTGTTGTACAAACGAATGATTGCCGATATTCGGAAAGTGGACAAATCGCATGCTATTTTCTTGAATGGTTCGGTTTGGGCGGGCGATTTCGGTGTTTTTGAAAGTATTTTGGACGATAATGTCGTATATGAATTTCATAAATATTGGTTTGAAGTCAATCAGGAATCCGTACAGCAATATTTGGATTTTAGCAAAAAACACAATGTGCCTATTTATATTGGCGAGACAGGCGAAAACAGCGACGAATGGGTCAAAAAATTTAGAATTTTATTGGACGAAAATAAAATAAATTGGTGCTATTGGCCGTACAAAAAAATGAATAATACAGCAGGAATTATGAATTTTGAAGAGCCCGAAGATTTTAATCTTATTTCCAAATTTGCGGAAAGCGACCGCAGTTCTTTTGAAAAAATAAGAGAAAATATGCCAGACCGTAACAAAGTGCAAAAAGCACTTCATTTGTTCCTGAAAAATTCTTTATACCAACATAATTTTCAGAACAAAGGTTATATAGACGGCTTGGGTTTTAAAGTGCAATAA
- a CDS encoding YitT family protein produces the protein MTASVSIEFRRTIKNTILMVLGVLSAGLGLKGFLLPSNFLDGGVMGISLLIENLTDVNLAILVVIINIPFIIIGYRQVSRWFAFKTLIAIALLAICLSIVPYPVITADKLLISVFGGFFLGAGIGLTMRGGCVLDGTEVFAIYLSKNTSLSVGDIIMMVNIIIFSFAAFLINIETALYAILTYLSASKTVDFIINGLEEYTAMTIISDRSEQIKQVITKELGMGVTVYKGERGFKPQGTAPSSMDLDILYCIVTRLEISKVKAEIEKIDEQAFIILHSINDTKGGMIKKRTFH, from the coding sequence ATGACAGCATCGGTAAGCATTGAATTTAGACGAACGATTAAGAACACCATTTTGATGGTATTGGGGGTGCTTTCGGCAGGGCTGGGGCTGAAAGGTTTTTTATTGCCAAGTAACTTTCTGGATGGTGGTGTAATGGGAATTTCGCTACTTATCGAAAACCTCACAGACGTGAACTTGGCTATTCTCGTTGTCATCATCAACATTCCGTTCATTATCATTGGCTACCGACAAGTTTCGCGGTGGTTTGCCTTCAAAACCCTGATTGCCATTGCTTTACTGGCAATTTGTCTTTCTATTGTCCCTTATCCTGTCATTACCGCCGACAAACTTTTGATTTCAGTGTTTGGTGGCTTTTTCTTGGGTGCAGGCATCGGGCTTACCATGCGCGGCGGCTGCGTGCTGGACGGTACGGAAGTTTTTGCCATTTATTTGAGCAAAAACACTTCGCTTTCGGTAGGTGATATTATTATGATGGTCAATATCATCATCTTTAGTTTTGCGGCATTTCTTATCAACATAGAAACGGCTCTTTACGCCATCCTGACGTATTTGTCGGCCTCCAAAACCGTCGATTTTATTATCAATGGTTTGGAAGAATATACCGCCATGACCATTATTTCTGACCGCAGCGAACAAATTAAACAAGTGATTACCAAAGAATTAGGGATGGGCGTAACCGTTTACAAAGGCGAAAGAGGCTTTAAGCCGCAAGGAACTGCGCCATCGTCGATGGACTTGGATATTTTGTACTGTATCGTTACGCGTCTGGAAATTTCTAAAGTAAAAGCAGAAATAGAGAAAATAGATGAACAAGCTTTCATTATCTTGCACAGCATCAACGACACCAAAGGCGGTATGATTAAGAAACGTACTTTCCATTGA
- a CDS encoding metallophosphoesterase family protein has product MHAGIAFTKRVATPSASARRWVVPDVHGCARTLNALLNRLAVTAGDQLFFLGDYINKGPDSKGVLDTLIGLEQQHFQVYCLRGNHEQMFLNAAQHPDQLRRILALQRGLNLLDCNGLPDARHLAFIAQMPYYFQLDDFYLVHAGFKFAQNAPLQDGMSMLTIRRWHADNTLTGGRRIIHGHTPTELYFIEKNIELGSLILPIDNGCVYAGEIMGQGHLLALDMNSMELVAQPNIDK; this is encoded by the coding sequence ATGCACGCAGGCATCGCATTTACGAAAAGGGTCGCCACTCCATCGGCATCGGCACGCCGTTGGGTGGTTCCTGATGTGCATGGCTGTGCCCGCACACTCAATGCCTTGCTCAATCGCTTGGCGGTTACGGCTGGCGACCAGCTTTTTTTCTTGGGCGACTACATCAACAAAGGGCCAGACAGCAAAGGCGTTTTGGATACGCTGATTGGCTTGGAACAACAACATTTTCAGGTTTATTGTTTGCGCGGCAACCACGAACAAATGTTTCTGAATGCAGCCCAGCACCCCGACCAACTGCGCCGCATTTTGGCACTGCAAAGAGGCCTTAACTTGCTGGATTGTAATGGTTTGCCCGACGCGCGTCATTTGGCTTTTATTGCCCAAATGCCTTATTATTTTCAGCTCGACGATTTTTATTTGGTTCATGCAGGCTTCAAATTTGCGCAAAATGCACCGCTCCAAGACGGAATGTCTATGCTCACGATTCGGCGTTGGCACGCTGACAATACACTTACGGGAGGCCGCCGCATTATTCATGGCCACACACCTACGGAGCTTTATTTTATCGAAAAGAATATAGAATTGGGCAGCCTGATTCTGCCCATCGACAACGGCTGCGTGTATGCTGGCGAAATCATGGGACAAGGCCATTTGCTGGCACTGGACATGAACAGCATGGAACTTGTCGCGCAACCAAATATAGACAAATAA
- a CDS encoding glycosyltransferase family 4 protein produces MKVVYFYQYFSTPKGSWGTRVYEFAKDWVNKGHEVTVVTSVYYKSDIKAEGLIDRQNFEGIDVRIINVEINNKQPVLKRIWTFLQYSFLSSWYALTLPADVVIASSGPITVGIPGLVAWIRGRKLVFETRDLWPDGAIELGIISNPLIKKFSYWFEGFCYRASRLIVTLSPGMKDDIVRRHAHPFVISVPNSANSELFGKKVEGFRLPDFAQNKKIAIYTGNIGMVNNSVLLFEAARILQAQGRHDILILLVGDGQQREEFEQKAAAAKLDNFKILGLMPKKDLVGFVQNSMVSLVPLKGTPVLDTSSPNKLFESLASGVPVIQTTQGWIKTFLQEEQCGITIDADSPQELANALIRMADNEAETKEMGAKAFSIAETKFGRDYLAATMLDALVKVHEQK; encoded by the coding sequence TTGAAAGTCGTTTACTTTTACCAATATTTTTCTACGCCCAAAGGCTCTTGGGGAACACGTGTATATGAGTTTGCCAAAGACTGGGTGAACAAAGGCCATGAAGTAACCGTAGTTACGAGTGTGTATTACAAATCTGACATTAAGGCCGAAGGCCTAATCGACCGCCAAAATTTTGAGGGAATCGACGTGCGGATTATCAACGTGGAAATCAACAACAAACAGCCCGTTTTGAAACGAATCTGGACGTTTTTGCAATATAGTTTCTTGTCGTCGTGGTACGCGCTGACGCTGCCCGCCGATGTGGTCATTGCCTCGTCGGGGCCGATTACGGTCGGCATACCAGGACTTGTGGCGTGGATACGCGGTCGGAAACTGGTATTTGAAACGCGCGATTTGTGGCCAGATGGCGCGATTGAACTGGGAATTATTAGTAATCCGCTTATCAAAAAGTTTTCGTATTGGTTTGAAGGATTTTGTTATCGTGCCTCGCGCCTGATAGTTACGCTTTCGCCTGGCATGAAAGACGATATTGTTCGCCGCCATGCGCACCCGTTTGTTATTTCCGTGCCCAACTCGGCCAATAGCGAACTTTTCGGCAAAAAAGTAGAAGGTTTCCGTCTGCCCGATTTTGCCCAAAACAAGAAAATTGCGATTTACACAGGCAATATTGGCATGGTAAATAACTCGGTTTTGTTGTTTGAAGCGGCGCGTATTTTGCAAGCACAAGGCCGCCACGATATTCTGATTTTGTTGGTAGGTGATGGGCAGCAGCGCGAAGAATTTGAGCAAAAAGCCGCCGCCGCCAAGCTGGACAACTTCAAGATTTTGGGTTTGATGCCCAAAAAAGATTTGGTGGGTTTTGTGCAAAATTCGATGGTTTCGCTTGTGCCGCTCAAAGGTACACCCGTATTGGATACATCTTCGCCCAACAAATTATTTGAGTCGTTGGCCTCTGGCGTGCCCGTGATTCAGACGACGCAAGGTTGGATAAAAACCTTTTTGCAAGAAGAACAATGCGGTATTACGATAGATGCCGACAGCCCGCAGGAGCTTGCCAACGCACTTATCCGCATGGCCGACAACGAAGCCGAAACCAAAGAGATGGGCGCGAAAGCCTTTAGCATTGCCGAAACTAAATTTGGCCGCGACTATTTGGCCGCCACCATGCTCGATGCTTTGGTGAAAGTACACGAGCAGAAATAA
- a CDS encoding heme exporter protein CcmB produces the protein MALAQEIKTLITKDIVLEWRQRYALNGMILYIVSTVVVCYMSFNLQRVPLNVVTWNALFWIILLFTSVNAIAKSFMQERQGRHLYYYTLVSPQAIILSKIIYNTLFMLLLSGIGLLVYGVVLNNPVQDMPLFLLNLALGSMGFASTLTMISGIASKANNNSTLMAVLSFPVIIPMLLMLIKVSKNALDGLERASSTDEIVTLLAINAIVLAVSYILFPYLWRS, from the coding sequence ATGGCTTTAGCGCAAGAAATTAAAACACTCATTACCAAAGACATCGTTTTGGAATGGCGGCAACGCTACGCCCTCAACGGCATGATTCTGTACATTGTCAGTACGGTAGTGGTGTGTTATATGAGTTTTAATTTACAGCGCGTTCCGCTCAACGTCGTTACTTGGAACGCTCTTTTCTGGATTATTTTGCTTTTTACCTCCGTCAATGCCATTGCCAAAAGTTTTATGCAAGAGCGACAAGGCCGACACTTATATTACTACACGCTCGTGAGTCCGCAAGCGATTATTTTATCCAAAATAATTTATAACACGCTGTTTATGTTGCTGTTGTCGGGAATTGGCTTGCTCGTGTACGGCGTTGTGCTCAACAATCCTGTGCAGGATATGCCACTGTTTTTGTTGAATTTGGCTTTGGGTTCGATGGGCTTCGCCTCTACCCTTACCATGATTTCGGGCATCGCCTCGAAAGCCAACAACAACAGTACACTGATGGCCGTATTGAGTTTTCCCGTCATTATCCCGATGTTGCTAATGCTCATCAAGGTTTCTAAAAATGCCCTTGATGGCCTCGAACGCGCCAGCAGCACCGACGAAATCGTTACACTTTTGGCCATCAATGCCATTGTTTTGGCCGTGTCCTATATTTTATTTCCATATTTGTGGAGAAGTTAA
- a CDS encoding glycosyltransferase produces the protein MNKPFTLVSTVFNEINRLDQTIADIEAQTLPPTQIIITDAGSTDGTYERLMRWKTESKIEIVVLVKERCNVAEGRNMAIQAAKYDLIASTDFGCRFLPKWLESIMTPFEDEKIRIVAGSYKVREEYVDTLAAKADWVLANAYQIQMDQYFVPSSRSIAYYREIWESVGGYPEWVTLAADDSTFAYLIFKKGIKMHYVDEPNVYWLRHKTFTGFKKECWRYGLGEGETQVGMRNFLSNLVETSCRYTLPIGIMLLISGLLPLWFILPVVAVQTFGLRSYKNAFKNWWRLRSDKYNFQVFLASLYLTEISRLTHMKGYIQGYWYSPEFRKQEAKKLQAILNA, from the coding sequence ATGAATAAACCATTTACATTAGTTAGCACGGTTTTTAACGAAATAAATCGTCTTGACCAAACGATTGCCGACATCGAGGCACAGACGCTGCCGCCTACACAGATTATCATCACGGACGCTGGTTCTACGGACGGCACATATGAGCGGCTAATGCGCTGGAAAACAGAGAGTAAAATCGAAATTGTAGTGCTGGTAAAAGAGCGTTGCAACGTAGCCGAAGGCCGCAATATGGCCATCCAAGCCGCCAAATACGACTTGATTGCTTCTACGGATTTTGGTTGCCGTTTTCTTCCCAAATGGCTCGAAAGCATCATGACACCGTTTGAGGACGAGAAAATTCGTATCGTGGCGGGTTCGTACAAAGTGCGCGAAGAGTATGTGGACACACTGGCCGCCAAAGCCGATTGGGTGCTGGCCAATGCCTATCAAATCCAGATGGATCAATATTTTGTGCCGTCTTCGCGTTCAATTGCCTATTACAGAGAGATTTGGGAAAGTGTCGGGGGCTATCCTGAATGGGTAACATTGGCCGCCGATGACTCTACGTTTGCCTACCTGATTTTTAAGAAAGGGATCAAAATGCACTACGTGGACGAACCGAATGTATATTGGTTGCGCCACAAGACATTTACTGGATTTAAGAAAGAATGTTGGCGTTATGGTTTGGGCGAAGGCGAAACGCAAGTAGGCATGCGCAACTTTTTGTCTAATCTCGTCGAAACAAGCTGTCGTTATACACTTCCGATTGGTATTATGTTGTTAATCAGCGGCTTGTTACCTTTGTGGTTCATCTTGCCTGTGGTTGCGGTGCAAACTTTTGGTTTACGTTCGTATAAAAATGCGTTCAAAAATTGGTGGCGTTTGCGTTCGGACAAATATAATTTTCAGGTGTTTTTGGCTTCGTTGTACCTAACGGAAATTTCCAGACTTACGCACATGAAAGGCTACATACAAGGCTATTGGTACAGCCCAGAATTTCGTAAGCAAGAGGCCAAGAAATTACAAGCCATTCTTAACGCCTAA